A stretch of the Taeniopygia guttata chromosome 3, bTaeGut7.mat, whole genome shotgun sequence genome encodes the following:
- the BEND6 gene encoding BEN domain-containing protein 6 isoform X1, protein MKKFTLFDFVNDNSLQIGETSWIQDLPCDDNELERLLKPNEHVLVNWPVGERKTEKHLVKVVYMSDDPQELVEMMQKILRADEITKIQVLGKGKRKRIEMIFSESEDSDLDKEKGKMMKHIKRKKSLQAPAPANILSQLETSLINKQREPYSGSNFLYSESSSDDEEPLFQLSKVELCAKIKSLKRKLTDTMRENCRLRQSLVMLQVLPQAVTHFEELVGMAEALLKGGVTSSTSSLHPHAVWKASHNPLADSYAAMHSNSSSPITLNVEEEEQQTEKQFKIEKWQIALCNKSKPQKFINDLMQALYTHEYMATHSLTGAKSSSSKDKAAKPAMNQNEVQEIIGITKQLFPNTDDALIRRMMGQKLNNCTKKPILSKDLNSGAFQKHSFCGSTAAPQGIISSAVPPCTQDQQDDDSPAANAQLQQNDSCLTPPPPTPEGFQHADMGRRECLGLWLSCLSVLLPELKVLLAESTSNMANKQLTNQIEKMK, encoded by the exons ATGAAAAAATTTACACTCTTTGATTTTGTAAATGATAATTCACTGCAAATTGGAGAGACTTCATGGATACAGGACCTTCCCTGTGATGACAATGAACTAGAAAGGCTTCTGAAGCCTAATGAGCACGTACTAGTAAACTGGCCTGTgggagaaagaaagacagaaaagcacCTGGTGAAAGTTGTGTACATGAGTG ATGACCCCCAAGAGCTAGTGGAAATGATGCAAAAGATATTACGAGCAGAtgaaattacaaaaatacaAGTCCTTGGAAAAGGCAAGAGGAAGAGGATAGAAATGATATTCTCAGAAAGTGAGGACAGTGACCTGGATAAAGAAAAG GGGAAGATGATGAAAcatataaaaagaaagaaatcgTTGCAGGCACCTGCTCCTGCCAACATCCTGAGTCAACTTGAAACATCTTTAATTAACAAACAG agagaaCCATACTCAGGAAGCAACTTTCTATATAGTGAAAGTAGCAGTGATGATGAAGAGCCTTTATTTCAACTCTCCAAGGTGGAACTATGTGCCAAAATTAAAAGTCTCAAGAGGAAGCTGACAGATACCATGAGAGAAAACTGCCGCCTAAGGCAGTCCCTGGTCATGCTTCAAG TGTTGCCACAGGCAGTCACTCATTTTGAGGAACTGGTAGGGATGGCTGAAGCACTGCTCAAAGGGGGAGTGACATCATCTACGTCCAGTCTGCATCCACATGCTGTTTGGAAGGCATCTCACAATCCATTAGCAGATTCCTATGCAGCTATGCATAGTAACTCCAGCTCACCAATAACTTTGAATGTGGAAGAAGAGGAGCAACAGACTGAAAAACAG ttcaAGATCGAAAAGTGGCAGATTGCACTTTGTAACAAGAGCAAACCTCAAAAATTTATAAATGACTTGATGCAAGCACTTTATACACATGAATACATGGCTACACACAGCCTGACAGGTGCAAAGTCCTCCTCTTCAAAGGATAAAGCGGCAAAACCAGCTATGAATCAGAATGAAGTTCAGGAAATCATAG GAATCACAAAACAGTTGTTTCCAAACACAGATGATGCTTTAATCAGGCGAATGATGGGACAAAAATTGAACAATTGCACCAAGAAGCCAATTTTAAGCAAAGATCTTAACTCAGGTGCTTTTCAGAAACATAGCTTTTG CGGTTCaacagctgctcctcagggcaTCATCTCTTCGGCTGTTCCTCCTTGTACACAAGACCAGCAGGATGATGATTCACCAGCTGCTAATGCACAACTTCAGCAAAATGACAGCTGCCTGACTCCTCCACCTCCCACCCCAGAAG GTTTCCAGCATGCTGACATGGGAAGGAGAGAATGCTTGGGACTATGGCTTTCCTGTTTGAGTGTACTTCTCCCAGAACTGAAAGTACTATTAGCTGAATCTACGTCAAACATGGCAAACAAGCAACTAACAAATCAGATTGAAAAAATGAAGTGA
- the BEND6 gene encoding BEN domain-containing protein 6 isoform X3, which produces MKKFTLFDFVNDNSLQIGETSWIQDLPCDDNELERLLKPNEHVLVNWPVGERKTEKHLVKVVYMSDDPQELVEMMQKILRADEITKIQVLGKGKRKRIEMIFSESEDSDLDKEKGKMMKHIKRKKSLQAPAPANILSQLETSLINKQREPYSGSNFLYSESSSDDEEPLFQLSKVELCAKIKSLKRKLTDTMRENCRLRQSLVMLQVLPQAVTHFEELVGMAEALLKGGVTSSTSSLHPHAVWKASHNPLADSYAAMHSNSSSPITLNVEEEEQQTEKQFKIEKWQIALCNKSKPQKFINDLMQALYTHEYMATHSLTGAKSSSSKDKAAKPAMNQNEVQEIIGITKQLFPNTDDALIRRMMGQKLNNCTKKPILSKDLNSGAFQKHSFWFPAC; this is translated from the exons ATGAAAAAATTTACACTCTTTGATTTTGTAAATGATAATTCACTGCAAATTGGAGAGACTTCATGGATACAGGACCTTCCCTGTGATGACAATGAACTAGAAAGGCTTCTGAAGCCTAATGAGCACGTACTAGTAAACTGGCCTGTgggagaaagaaagacagaaaagcacCTGGTGAAAGTTGTGTACATGAGTG ATGACCCCCAAGAGCTAGTGGAAATGATGCAAAAGATATTACGAGCAGAtgaaattacaaaaatacaAGTCCTTGGAAAAGGCAAGAGGAAGAGGATAGAAATGATATTCTCAGAAAGTGAGGACAGTGACCTGGATAAAGAAAAG GGGAAGATGATGAAAcatataaaaagaaagaaatcgTTGCAGGCACCTGCTCCTGCCAACATCCTGAGTCAACTTGAAACATCTTTAATTAACAAACAG agagaaCCATACTCAGGAAGCAACTTTCTATATAGTGAAAGTAGCAGTGATGATGAAGAGCCTTTATTTCAACTCTCCAAGGTGGAACTATGTGCCAAAATTAAAAGTCTCAAGAGGAAGCTGACAGATACCATGAGAGAAAACTGCCGCCTAAGGCAGTCCCTGGTCATGCTTCAAG TGTTGCCACAGGCAGTCACTCATTTTGAGGAACTGGTAGGGATGGCTGAAGCACTGCTCAAAGGGGGAGTGACATCATCTACGTCCAGTCTGCATCCACATGCTGTTTGGAAGGCATCTCACAATCCATTAGCAGATTCCTATGCAGCTATGCATAGTAACTCCAGCTCACCAATAACTTTGAATGTGGAAGAAGAGGAGCAACAGACTGAAAAACAG ttcaAGATCGAAAAGTGGCAGATTGCACTTTGTAACAAGAGCAAACCTCAAAAATTTATAAATGACTTGATGCAAGCACTTTATACACATGAATACATGGCTACACACAGCCTGACAGGTGCAAAGTCCTCCTCTTCAAAGGATAAAGCGGCAAAACCAGCTATGAATCAGAATGAAGTTCAGGAAATCATAG GAATCACAAAACAGTTGTTTCCAAACACAGATGATGCTTTAATCAGGCGAATGATGGGACAAAAATTGAACAATTGCACCAAGAAGCCAATTTTAAGCAAAGATCTTAACTCAGGTGCTTTTCAGAAACATAGCTTTTG GTTTCCAGCATGCTGA
- the BEND6 gene encoding BEN domain-containing protein 6 isoform X2: MKKFTLFDFVNDNSLQIGETSWIQDLPCDDNELERLLKPNEHVLVNWPVGERKTEKHLVKVVYMSDDPQELVEMMQKILRADEITKIQVLGKGKRKRIEMIFSESEDSDLDKEKGKMMKHIKRKKSLQAPAPANILSQLETSLINKQREPYSGSNFLYSESSSDDEEPLFQLSKVELCAKIKSLKRKLTDTMRENCRLRQSLVMLQVLPQAVTHFEELVGMAEALLKGGVTSSTSSLHPHAVWKASHNPLADSYAAMHSNSSSPITLNVEEEEQQTEKQFKIEKWQIALCNKSKPQKFINDLMQALYTHEYMATHSLTGAKSSSSKDKAAKPAMNQNEVQEIIGITKQLFPNTDDALIRRMMGQKLNNCTKKPILSKDLNSGAFQKHSFCGSTAAPQGIISSAVPPCTQDQQDDDSPAANAQLQQNDSCLTPPPPTPEGQQECPKPTSSKVESQLTSSSPAPSPSQGCGQDLRNSDKE, from the exons ATGAAAAAATTTACACTCTTTGATTTTGTAAATGATAATTCACTGCAAATTGGAGAGACTTCATGGATACAGGACCTTCCCTGTGATGACAATGAACTAGAAAGGCTTCTGAAGCCTAATGAGCACGTACTAGTAAACTGGCCTGTgggagaaagaaagacagaaaagcacCTGGTGAAAGTTGTGTACATGAGTG ATGACCCCCAAGAGCTAGTGGAAATGATGCAAAAGATATTACGAGCAGAtgaaattacaaaaatacaAGTCCTTGGAAAAGGCAAGAGGAAGAGGATAGAAATGATATTCTCAGAAAGTGAGGACAGTGACCTGGATAAAGAAAAG GGGAAGATGATGAAAcatataaaaagaaagaaatcgTTGCAGGCACCTGCTCCTGCCAACATCCTGAGTCAACTTGAAACATCTTTAATTAACAAACAG agagaaCCATACTCAGGAAGCAACTTTCTATATAGTGAAAGTAGCAGTGATGATGAAGAGCCTTTATTTCAACTCTCCAAGGTGGAACTATGTGCCAAAATTAAAAGTCTCAAGAGGAAGCTGACAGATACCATGAGAGAAAACTGCCGCCTAAGGCAGTCCCTGGTCATGCTTCAAG TGTTGCCACAGGCAGTCACTCATTTTGAGGAACTGGTAGGGATGGCTGAAGCACTGCTCAAAGGGGGAGTGACATCATCTACGTCCAGTCTGCATCCACATGCTGTTTGGAAGGCATCTCACAATCCATTAGCAGATTCCTATGCAGCTATGCATAGTAACTCCAGCTCACCAATAACTTTGAATGTGGAAGAAGAGGAGCAACAGACTGAAAAACAG ttcaAGATCGAAAAGTGGCAGATTGCACTTTGTAACAAGAGCAAACCTCAAAAATTTATAAATGACTTGATGCAAGCACTTTATACACATGAATACATGGCTACACACAGCCTGACAGGTGCAAAGTCCTCCTCTTCAAAGGATAAAGCGGCAAAACCAGCTATGAATCAGAATGAAGTTCAGGAAATCATAG GAATCACAAAACAGTTGTTTCCAAACACAGATGATGCTTTAATCAGGCGAATGATGGGACAAAAATTGAACAATTGCACCAAGAAGCCAATTTTAAGCAAAGATCTTAACTCAGGTGCTTTTCAGAAACATAGCTTTTG CGGTTCaacagctgctcctcagggcaTCATCTCTTCGGCTGTTCCTCCTTGTACACAAGACCAGCAGGATGATGATTCACCAGCTGCTAATGCACAACTTCAGCAAAATGACAGCTGCCTGACTCCTCCACCTCCCACCCCAGAAGGTCAGCAGGAGTGTCCCAAACCCACTTCTTCTAAGGTGGAGTCTCAACTCACCAGCAGCTCACCAGCACCctctcccagccagggctgtggtCAGGATCTCAGGAATTCAGACAAGGAATAA